The proteins below are encoded in one region of Winogradskyella helgolandensis:
- a CDS encoding deoxynucleoside kinase has product MHFAVAGNIGAGKTTLTKLLAKHFKWEAQLEDVVDNPYLDDFYNQMERWSFNLQVYFLNSRFRQVNQIHDSGKDIIQDRTIYEDAHIFAPNLHAMGLMTNRDFENYSSLFQLMESFVKGPDLLIYLRSSIPNLVAQIHKRGRDYENTISIDYLSRLNERYEAWISTYDKGNLLIIDVDNLDFVDNPEDLGDIINRIDAQINGLF; this is encoded by the coding sequence ATGCATTTTGCTGTTGCAGGAAATATAGGAGCCGGAAAAACAACACTTACAAAATTACTCGCTAAACATTTTAAATGGGAGGCGCAATTGGAAGACGTTGTGGACAACCCTTATTTAGATGATTTTTATAATCAGATGGAACGTTGGAGCTTCAATTTACAAGTCTATTTCTTAAACAGCAGGTTTCGTCAGGTCAATCAAATCCATGATAGCGGTAAAGACATCATTCAAGATAGAACGATCTATGAAGATGCCCATATTTTTGCACCCAACTTACATGCTATGGGTTTAATGACGAATCGTGATTTTGAAAATTACTCATCATTGTTTCAATTAATGGAATCGTTTGTAAAAGGACCAGATTTATTAATTTATCTACGTAGTTCTATTCCTAACTTAGTCGCTCAAATTCATAAAAGAGGACGCGATTATGAAAACACTATTAGTATCGATTATTTAAGTCGTTTAAATGAACGCTACGAAGCCTGGATTTCAACTTATGATAAAGGTAACTTACTTATAATTGATGTGGATAATTTAGATTTTGTTGACAATCCTGAAGATTTAGGTGACATTATAAATAGAATTGATGCTCAGATCAATGGATTGTTCTAA
- a CDS encoding response regulator transcription factor — MANKIKLLLAEDEASLGQIIKESLETRDFEVILCENGDKAFDKYKSEAPEILVLDVMMPKKDGFTLAKEIRAIDDTIPIIFLTAKSQTADVVEGFSIGGNDYLKKPFSMEELIVRVHNLVGRTKTQKATETIMIGAFTFDFPKQQLRYKEEDIVQLTHREAHLLFHLIKNKNQVLDRSLILNKLWGTDDFFTARSMDVFISKLRKQLSKDKNIQIINVRGFGYKLTD; from the coding sequence ATGGCTAATAAAATCAAATTGTTATTGGCTGAAGATGAAGCTTCTTTAGGACAAATAATAAAAGAAAGTTTAGAAACACGAGATTTTGAAGTCATTCTTTGCGAAAACGGAGACAAAGCTTTTGATAAGTATAAATCTGAAGCTCCAGAAATTTTAGTCTTAGATGTGATGATGCCCAAAAAAGATGGTTTCACTTTAGCTAAAGAGATTAGAGCTATTGACGACACTATTCCTATTATATTTTTAACAGCAAAGTCGCAAACCGCAGATGTGGTAGAAGGCTTTTCTATTGGTGGCAATGATTACCTCAAAAAACCATTTAGTATGGAGGAACTCATTGTTAGAGTCCATAATCTGGTTGGCAGAACCAAGACACAGAAAGCAACAGAAACAATTATGATAGGTGCGTTTACTTTCGATTTTCCAAAGCAACAATTAAGGTATAAAGAAGAGGACATCGTTCAACTCACACATAGAGAAGCACACTTGTTGTTTCATTTAATAAAAAATAAAAACCAAGTATTAGATCGCTCTTTAATTCTGAATAAACTCTGGGGAACGGACGACTTTTTCACCGCTAGAAGCATGGATGTGTTTATAAGTAAATTACGAAAGCAATTGAGTAAAGACAAGAACATTCAGATTATTAATGTGCGTGGTTTTGGGTATAAGTTGACGGATTAA
- a CDS encoding S9 family peptidase encodes MQKLILLLFLSLSFSLLNAQNNEKESNTPTPNYRAAAKYSPTNLGKLVHSTSVRPNWLKTGNRFWYQYKTTEGSNYYIVDADQKTKKALFDNEKMAKWLTEITKDPYDAQHLPRFNFEFVKNDTAIRFYVTSTEKVDEEKKDDDLEDEKENLKETDSTKTDKKKKGKAKKPKKVNKVYHFEYRLGGNGLTVISNKKKEKEDWKKWANISPDSSVVLFSKHYNLYWMDKENFLKAVKNEKDSTIVENQWTTDGEENYDFGGSSRGENNEDKLKNKDKRKSVRGIWSHDSKKFVFQRTDSRHINDLWVINTTSGKRPTLETYKYHMPGEDEYYKTELHVFDIPSKSNIQIQLDTVKQQSIQVYREPRKQSTYDNDFTPSLLLSKKGKIYYNTISRDRKKLDICVADINTGETKVLIEERFNTYIETRPLVLFNNETEMLHWAERSGWAHYYLYDTEGNLKNEITSGSYHVERAIGVDEKSRTLYFTAHGIAKDQDPYYEHMYSINFNGSGLKALNPGDYNSSTDMSDSNSYFVSNYSRVNTVPKSELRSSTGKLIMALEEADLSQLMATGYQFPETFKMKADDGITDIYGVMYKPYDFDDTKKYPLLEYVYPGPQTEAVNKSFSVRMDRLDRMAQVGFIVVTMGNRGGHPDRSKWYHNYGYGNLRDYGLADKRHVAEQLADQHDFIDIEKVGIYGHSGGGFMSTAAMLVYPDFFKAAVSSAGNHDNSIYNSWWSETHHGVQEEMDDDGNIKYKYLIDNNQSLAQNLKGNLMLITGDVDNNVHPGGTIRMANELIKANKRFDFMLMPGQRHGFGSMTEYSFWLRADHFSKHLLGVEATDIDISEINRDQPKTKS; translated from the coding sequence ATGCAAAAATTAATACTTCTACTATTTTTAAGCTTGTCCTTTAGTTTACTTAATGCACAAAACAACGAAAAGGAAAGCAATACTCCTACACCAAATTACAGAGCCGCAGCTAAATATTCTCCAACCAATTTAGGAAAATTAGTGCATTCTACTTCTGTAAGACCAAATTGGCTAAAAACTGGTAATCGTTTTTGGTACCAATACAAGACCACTGAAGGGTCTAACTATTATATTGTTGACGCAGATCAAAAAACTAAAAAAGCACTTTTTGACAATGAAAAAATGGCAAAATGGCTCACCGAGATTACTAAAGACCCTTATGATGCACAGCACTTACCAAGGTTTAATTTCGAATTTGTAAAAAACGACACCGCCATACGTTTCTATGTCACATCTACAGAAAAAGTTGATGAAGAGAAAAAAGACGATGACTTAGAAGACGAAAAAGAAAACCTAAAAGAAACAGATTCTACAAAAACGGATAAAAAGAAAAAAGGTAAAGCAAAAAAACCTAAAAAAGTTAATAAGGTGTATCACTTTGAGTATCGTCTCGGAGGTAATGGCTTAACCGTTATTAGCAACAAAAAGAAAGAAAAAGAAGACTGGAAAAAATGGGCAAACATTTCGCCGGATAGCTCAGTGGTGTTATTTTCGAAACATTACAATTTGTATTGGATGGACAAAGAAAACTTCTTAAAAGCTGTAAAAAACGAGAAAGATTCAACTATTGTAGAAAACCAATGGACCACTGATGGAGAGGAAAATTATGATTTTGGAGGCAGCAGTCGAGGAGAAAATAATGAGGACAAATTAAAGAATAAAGATAAACGTAAATCGGTTAGAGGTATTTGGTCTCACGATTCTAAAAAGTTTGTTTTCCAAAGAACAGATTCTAGACATATTAATGACCTTTGGGTAATCAATACGACTTCAGGAAAACGTCCAACGTTAGAGACATACAAATATCATATGCCAGGTGAAGATGAATATTATAAAACAGAATTGCATGTTTTTGACATCCCTTCAAAAAGTAATATCCAAATACAATTAGACACTGTAAAACAACAAAGTATTCAAGTGTATCGAGAACCAAGAAAACAATCGACTTACGATAATGACTTTACGCCTTCACTCTTATTATCTAAAAAAGGTAAAATCTATTACAACACTATTAGTAGAGATCGCAAAAAATTAGATATCTGTGTGGCAGACATCAATACTGGAGAAACGAAAGTATTAATTGAAGAACGTTTTAACACCTATATAGAAACGCGTCCATTAGTATTGTTTAACAACGAAACTGAAATGCTACATTGGGCAGAACGATCAGGTTGGGCACACTATTATTTGTACGACACTGAAGGGAATTTAAAAAATGAAATAACTTCGGGATCATACCATGTGGAACGTGCTATTGGCGTTGATGAAAAAAGTAGAACACTTTACTTTACAGCGCATGGAATTGCTAAAGATCAAGATCCGTATTATGAACATATGTATAGTATTAACTTCAATGGTTCTGGCTTAAAAGCCTTAAATCCGGGTGACTATAACTCAAGTACAGACATGTCAGATTCTAACTCCTATTTTGTGAGTAATTATTCTAGAGTGAATACCGTCCCAAAATCAGAATTAAGATCGAGTACCGGAAAACTTATAATGGCATTAGAGGAAGCCGACCTGTCACAATTAATGGCCACAGGTTATCAATTTCCTGAAACTTTTAAAATGAAAGCAGATGATGGTATTACAGACATTTATGGAGTTATGTACAAACCTTATGATTTTGATGACACTAAAAAATATCCGTTATTAGAATATGTTTATCCTGGTCCGCAGACCGAAGCCGTAAACAAATCGTTTTCTGTGCGCATGGACAGATTAGACCGAATGGCCCAAGTTGGATTTATTGTTGTGACTATGGGTAATCGTGGTGGGCATCCAGACCGTTCTAAATGGTATCATAATTACGGTTATGGTAATCTTAGAGATTATGGTTTAGCAGACAAAAGACACGTCGCAGAACAATTGGCAGACCAACATGATTTTATAGACATTGAAAAAGTAGGGATCTACGGTCATTCAGGAGGTGGATTTATGTCTACTGCTGCGATGTTGGTATATCCAGATTTCTTTAAAGCTGCCGTGTCTTCAGCAGGAAACCATGACAATAGCATTTATAATAGCTGGTGGAGCGAAACACATCATGGTGTACAAGAAGAAATGGATGACGATGGTAATATAAAGTACAAATACCTTATTGACAACAATCAATCTTTAGCACAAAATCTAAAAGGAAATTTAATGCTGATTACTGGAGATGTGGATAACAATGTACATCCTGGAGGAACGATTAGAATGGCAAACGAATTAATAAAAGCAAATAAACGCTTCGATTTTATGCTTATGCCAGGACAACGCCATGGTTTTGGTAGTATGACGGAATACTCGTTTTGGTTACGAGCAGATCACTTTAGTAAACACTTACTTGGAGTTGAAGCGACAGATATTGATATTTCAGAAATCAATAGAGACCAGCCTAAAACGAAGTCTTAA
- a CDS encoding NAD(P)/FAD-dependent oxidoreductase produces MIRSLQLRINLHEEKLPDGLLRKAAYDLGMKPSEISGIKVLRKSIDARKRNIMFNYKVEVYINEPMPETSEYHFDYKDVSNAKPVHIIGFGPAGMYAALRCIELGFKPIVLERGKNVKDRRRDLKAINQDHFVNEDSNYCFGEGGAGTYSDGKLYTRSLKRGDVRRIFENLVYHGATDQILVDAHPHIGTNKLPKVVQNIRENIIKFGGEVHFETRVTDFTIKNGKIVAIQLLDGKELDVEKVILATGHSARDIFYLLNDKKIKLEAKSFAMGVRVEHPQEIIDGIQYHCKGEQRDELLPAASYSLVQQVNDRGVYSFCMCPGGFIVPAATANGEVVVNGMSPSKRNNKFANSGIVTEINADKDLYKYEHFGALKALEYQKDLERLAFTAGGRRQSAPAQRLTDFVEGKLSSSLNETSYQPGLKSAPLHSLLPKIIGGSLRKGFKAFGEKMKGYYTEEANIIGVESRTSSPVNIPRTESLEHPEITNLFPCGEGGGYAGGIISAAMDGERCAEAATINF; encoded by the coding sequence ATGATAAGATCTTTACAATTACGCATCAATTTACACGAAGAAAAACTACCAGATGGTTTGCTTAGAAAAGCAGCTTATGATTTAGGTATGAAACCTTCTGAAATATCTGGAATCAAAGTTCTAAGAAAATCGATTGATGCACGTAAGCGCAACATAATGTTCAATTATAAAGTTGAGGTTTACATCAACGAACCAATGCCTGAAACTTCAGAATATCACTTCGATTATAAAGATGTTTCAAACGCAAAGCCGGTTCATATTATAGGTTTTGGTCCTGCAGGTATGTATGCAGCTTTACGTTGTATAGAACTCGGTTTTAAACCTATTGTTTTAGAACGCGGAAAAAATGTAAAAGATCGTCGACGAGATTTAAAAGCCATCAATCAAGATCATTTTGTAAACGAAGATTCTAATTACTGTTTTGGTGAAGGTGGAGCTGGCACCTATAGTGATGGTAAATTATATACACGAAGCTTAAAGCGTGGTGATGTTCGTCGCATTTTTGAAAACTTAGTATATCATGGAGCAACGGATCAGATTTTAGTAGATGCGCACCCACATATAGGAACTAATAAATTACCAAAAGTCGTTCAGAATATTAGAGAGAATATTATCAAATTCGGTGGAGAAGTTCATTTTGAAACGCGTGTTACCGACTTCACCATTAAGAATGGTAAGATTGTAGCTATTCAACTTTTAGACGGAAAAGAATTAGATGTTGAAAAAGTGATTTTAGCAACAGGCCATTCTGCACGAGATATTTTCTATTTATTAAACGATAAAAAGATTAAGCTTGAAGCCAAATCGTTCGCGATGGGAGTCAGAGTAGAACATCCACAAGAGATTATTGATGGCATTCAATACCATTGTAAAGGTGAACAACGCGATGAGTTACTGCCTGCAGCGTCTTATAGTTTAGTGCAGCAAGTAAATGATAGAGGCGTGTATTCCTTTTGTATGTGCCCTGGTGGATTTATAGTACCTGCAGCAACCGCAAATGGAGAAGTAGTCGTTAACGGTATGTCTCCTTCAAAACGAAATAATAAATTCGCTAATTCTGGTATTGTCACAGAAATTAATGCGGACAAAGACCTTTACAAATACGAACATTTTGGAGCTTTAAAAGCACTCGAATATCAAAAAGATTTAGAACGTTTAGCCTTCACTGCTGGAGGACGTAGACAATCTGCTCCTGCTCAAAGACTGACGGATTTTGTAGAAGGTAAATTATCTTCAAGTTTAAATGAAACCTCTTATCAACCTGGCTTAAAATCCGCACCATTACATTCTTTATTACCAAAAATAATTGGAGGATCGTTACGAAAAGGATTTAAAGCCTTTGGCGAAAAAATGAAAGGGTATTACACTGAAGAAGCTAATATTATTGGAGTGGAATCTAGAACATCGTCGCCTGTAAACATTCCAAGAACAGAATCTTTAGAACATCCCGAAATCACTAATTTATTCCCATGCGGAGAAGGTGGTGGCTATGCTGGTGGTATTATTTCTGCTGCTATGGATGGAGAACGTTGTGCTGAAGCTGCAACTATAAATTTTTAA
- a CDS encoding sensor histidine kinase, which translates to MNDKRYRLILYTIIAVITATISIQVYWNYKNYQTNKQQLINDVQVSLDKAVDDYYTALAERTTFGFILEGDQQKKAFEDGGELEKFFKNIDESNKEFTNLDSLDTNTIEGITVFRGFKADSMSEAHDKTHNPLSRDQFKLKIDSLKSNNKDVNLKNAEFLTSKVMISIKNDTLDVKAVEELIAIELERKSINVDFYLDYKDSERDIDYFMVNASLPELDPNHMSDDYLQTDTKSRFLPKGTFLTILFTNTTKAILYRILGGILISTLLVLAVISCLFYLLKIIKQQKQLAEVKNDLISNITHEFKTPIATISAALESISNFNAIDDKAKTKKYLNMSSEQLGKLNVMVEKLLETATLDSGNLELNKENFDIIGLLDALVSKYKIQFPDKTFNTNIQLESLIINADIFHIENALNNILDNAVKYGGDLISIELKTKKTNFEVLISDNSNSLTHENKTQIFDKFYRVPKGNTHDVKGFGIGLYYTKTIIDKHHGSITLELNKNLTTFKITLPNG; encoded by the coding sequence ATGAATGATAAACGGTATCGCCTAATTTTATACACCATCATTGCCGTAATCACGGCTACGATTAGCATACAAGTCTATTGGAACTATAAAAACTATCAAACCAATAAACAGCAGCTGATTAACGATGTGCAAGTTAGTTTAGATAAAGCGGTAGATGATTATTATACAGCTTTAGCAGAGCGCACCACTTTTGGTTTTATTCTTGAAGGCGACCAGCAAAAAAAAGCTTTTGAAGACGGTGGTGAGCTGGAAAAATTTTTTAAAAACATTGATGAATCTAATAAAGAGTTTACAAACCTTGATTCTTTAGATACAAATACTATTGAAGGTATAACCGTCTTTAGAGGATTTAAGGCAGATTCAATGTCAGAGGCTCATGATAAAACACACAACCCCTTATCAAGAGATCAATTTAAATTAAAAATAGATAGTCTTAAAAGCAACAATAAAGATGTTAATTTAAAAAATGCCGAATTTCTGACCTCTAAAGTGATGATTTCAATAAAAAATGACACACTTGATGTAAAGGCTGTTGAAGAATTAATAGCGATAGAACTAGAACGCAAAAGCATTAATGTCGATTTTTATTTAGACTACAAAGACTCCGAACGTGACATAGACTATTTTATGGTAAACGCATCCTTACCTGAATTAGATCCTAATCACATGTCTGACGATTACCTTCAAACGGATACAAAATCTAGATTCCTACCAAAAGGTACGTTTTTAACCATTTTATTTACCAACACCACCAAAGCTATTTTATATCGTATTCTTGGAGGCATATTAATTTCAACCCTCTTAGTTTTAGCCGTAATTAGCTGTCTATTCTATCTATTAAAAATCATTAAACAACAAAAGCAACTCGCCGAAGTTAAAAATGACCTTATCAGCAATATTACGCACGAGTTTAAAACACCAATAGCTACTATAAGTGCAGCACTAGAAAGCATTAGTAATTTTAATGCTATTGACGATAAAGCCAAAACTAAAAAATACCTCAACATGTCTTCCGAGCAATTAGGAAAGTTGAATGTTATGGTCGAAAAACTATTAGAAACCGCTACTTTAGATAGTGGTAATTTAGAATTGAATAAAGAAAATTTCGATATCATTGGTTTACTTGATGCTTTGGTTAGTAAGTATAAGATTCAATTTCCTGATAAGACATTTAACACCAATATTCAGCTCGAAAGTTTAATTATTAATGCTGATATCTTTCATATTGAAAATGCCTTAAATAACATTTTAGACAATGCTGTAAAGTATGGAGGAGATCTAATTTCTATTGAATTAAAGACTAAAAAAACTAATTTTGAAGTTTTAATTTCAGATAATAGCAACAGCTTAACTCATGAAAATAAAACTCAAATTTTCGATAAATTCTATCGTGTTCCAAAAGGTAACACGCATGATGTAAAAGGGTTTGGTATTGGTCTCTATTACACCAAAACCATTATTGACAAGCACCATGGTTCAATCACCTTAGAACTCAATAAAAATTTAACCACATTTAAAATCACACTTCCAAATGGCTAA
- a CDS encoding GLPGLI family protein, which yields MTTITRILILILIGVVSSVNAQDFQGVATYKTHRDFDIKMDSTKMNDAMQKRMMEMMKKQFQKTYTLTFDKSSSLYKQEAELDKPQVGGGFQMSFGSSGSDVFYKNVKHKIYVDQKETMGKNFLIKDSISAIEWQLESDTKHIGEYMCFKATYTKQVPKVNMNFSSILSKDDDNEEEKEPEMEERIITAWYTPQIPVSNGPAKYQGLPGLILEIHDGKLTVICSKIVINPEEKIEIEEPTKGKEVSQMEYDDIMEKKTKEMMERYAPSRGSKDGAIHISIGG from the coding sequence ATGACAACAATTACTAGAATTCTAATTTTGATATTAATAGGAGTCGTTTCTTCTGTTAACGCACAAGATTTTCAAGGTGTAGCAACTTACAAAACCCATCGCGATTTTGATATTAAAATGGATAGTACCAAAATGAATGATGCGATGCAAAAACGAATGATGGAAATGATGAAAAAGCAGTTTCAGAAAACGTATACCTTAACTTTTGATAAATCGTCATCTTTATATAAACAAGAAGCAGAATTAGATAAGCCACAAGTTGGTGGAGGTTTTCAGATGTCTTTTGGTAGTAGTGGTTCAGATGTATTTTATAAAAACGTAAAACACAAAATTTATGTTGATCAAAAGGAAACTATGGGTAAAAATTTTCTGATAAAAGATTCTATTTCTGCAATAGAATGGCAATTGGAATCCGATACAAAGCATATAGGTGAATACATGTGTTTTAAAGCAACATATACAAAACAAGTGCCTAAAGTTAATATGAATTTTAGTAGCATATTAAGTAAAGATGATGACAATGAAGAGGAAAAAGAACCAGAAATGGAAGAACGTATTATTACAGCTTGGTACACACCTCAAATTCCAGTGAGTAATGGTCCTGCAAAATACCAAGGATTGCCAGGATTGATTTTAGAAATTCATGATGGAAAACTAACCGTTATCTGTAGTAAAATTGTAATTAATCCAGAAGAAAAAATAGAGATTGAAGAACCTACCAAAGGTAAAGAGGTTTCGCAAATGGAGTATGATGATATCATGGAGAAGAAAACTAAAGAAATGATGGAGCGTTATGCTCCAAGTAGAGGATCTAAAGATGGAGCAATCCATATATCAATTGGCGGTTAA
- a CDS encoding tetratricopeptide repeat protein gives MKYTYLLIVLFITGKGLAQAEVQKQKALDSAYHIATNITKSIEERLNAFSYCCWKSVYSDFNQGLQYSAEYLELAKTSKNHKRTSQAYHFLGHTYMMLGEIDNAKNTLIEGLNFSIQHKTYLGIAKIYGDLGNLNNSIGNASLALDYHFKSLEIANKHEINVEYARSKINIGEIYEAQGQYKLSLETFEEALNFCIDHNYVGYMASIYESLGDINVTIKEYETAEKNYTTAISYAKKLSNNHRLINALNKIGELHLELNNLAKAKTNYNAALEIAATSKAVVLEANVRTNLAHLHFQQNETKAAKENITWVIQHLERLNIKDNLDKAYVVAAKTYQALNQKKESNTYYNKAYEIAKTTNNINTLKLASYGLAEAYEKDGDLSNALMYYKEFNDYNNQIRNKEGIQDIIRIELQDVYHQKSLTDSITKANKFKLLQYEYEKKEERNKLRNYIAVLSIMALILIVLCVTYYYFQNKKIALVLAKKNKLINAALSDKEILLKEVHHRVKNNMQVVSSLLYLKSKNIEDQKTKDALIDSKKRIDAMQLVHQKMYQKGNYQQIDVLEYFNDIVDLLLKPIKLPEDSFTVHGKELWLDVEQAQALGFILHELIANSLKYAWNKTAIRTVDISIIKTKNNIQFSYSDNGKGLPENFDIATTKSFGMKLIYSLSTRQLLGKTRVNNTKGLAINITFNAR, from the coding sequence ATGAAATATACCTATTTATTAATAGTGCTGTTTATTACAGGTAAGGGGCTTGCTCAGGCTGAAGTACAGAAGCAAAAAGCCCTAGATTCAGCTTACCACATTGCCACTAATATCACAAAGTCAATTGAAGAAAGACTAAATGCCTTTAGTTATTGTTGTTGGAAATCGGTTTATTCAGATTTTAATCAAGGGCTACAATATAGCGCTGAGTATCTAGAACTAGCAAAGACTAGTAAAAATCATAAACGAACATCTCAAGCTTATCATTTCCTAGGACATACTTATATGATGTTAGGTGAGATTGATAATGCAAAAAATACGTTAATAGAAGGTTTAAATTTCTCAATACAACACAAAACTTATCTAGGAATTGCCAAAATTTACGGCGATCTCGGCAACTTAAATAACAGTATAGGCAATGCTTCACTCGCTTTAGACTACCATTTTAAAAGTCTCGAAATTGCGAATAAACACGAAATCAATGTGGAATACGCAAGATCTAAAATAAACATAGGAGAAATCTATGAGGCTCAAGGCCAATACAAACTAAGTTTAGAAACTTTTGAAGAGGCCTTAAATTTCTGTATTGACCATAATTATGTTGGGTACATGGCTTCCATTTATGAAAGTCTTGGAGATATAAATGTTACAATTAAAGAATATGAGACTGCCGAAAAAAACTATACAACCGCCATATCATACGCTAAAAAGCTATCTAATAATCACAGACTTATTAATGCTTTAAATAAAATAGGAGAATTACATTTAGAACTAAACAACTTAGCAAAAGCTAAAACAAATTATAATGCAGCTTTAGAAATTGCTGCAACCAGTAAAGCTGTAGTGCTAGAGGCAAACGTAAGAACGAATTTAGCGCATTTACATTTTCAGCAAAATGAAACTAAAGCAGCCAAAGAGAACATTACATGGGTAATTCAACACTTAGAGCGTTTAAATATTAAGGATAATTTAGATAAAGCTTATGTTGTTGCAGCAAAAACCTACCAAGCTTTAAATCAAAAGAAAGAAAGTAACACCTATTATAATAAGGCGTACGAAATTGCAAAAACCACTAATAATATTAACACCCTAAAATTAGCGAGCTATGGTCTCGCTGAAGCCTACGAAAAAGATGGAGACCTATCTAATGCCCTCATGTATTATAAGGAATTTAATGACTATAATAATCAGATAAGAAATAAGGAAGGTATACAAGATATTATTCGCATTGAACTTCAAGATGTTTACCATCAAAAATCATTAACAGACAGTATTACTAAAGCCAATAAATTTAAGCTACTTCAATATGAATATGAAAAAAAAGAAGAACGCAATAAATTAAGAAATTATATTGCGGTATTAAGTATCATGGCTCTTATTTTAATTGTCTTATGTGTTACTTATTATTATTTTCAAAACAAGAAAATTGCGCTAGTACTCGCAAAAAAAAACAAACTCATTAACGCTGCTTTAAGTGATAAAGAAATCCTGCTAAAAGAAGTACACCATCGTGTAAAAAACAACATGCAGGTCGTGTCTTCTTTATTATATTTAAAATCCAAGAATATAGAAGATCAAAAAACTAAAGACGCTTTAATCGATAGTAAAAAAAGAATAGACGCTATGCAATTGGTGCATCAAAAAATGTATCAAAAAGGGAACTATCAACAAATTGATGTTTTAGAATATTTTAATGATATTGTAGACCTTCTATTAAAACCTATTAAATTACCAGAAGACAGTTTTACTGTTCATGGTAAAGAACTATGGTTAGATGTAGAACAAGCACAAGCCTTAGGTTTTATTTTACATGAATTGATTGCTAATAGCCTAAAATATGCTTGGAACAAAACAGCAATTAGAACTGTAGACATCAGTATTATAAAAACCAAAAACAATATTCAATTTAGTTACTCCGATAACGGCAAAGGCTTACCTGAAAACTTTGATATTGCAACTACTAAATCTTTTGGCATGAAGCTAATTTATTCGCTTTCAACAAGACAATTACTTGGTAAAACCCGAGTTAATAATACCAAAGGATTAGCTATAAACATTACATTCAATGCCAGATAA
- a CDS encoding App1 family protein has protein sequence MSWFKKDPLQIIAFQSYGTNSHFYARGRALEDESIDLEAKNTWQLIVNSWKRFGTDEIKNVGLNLKLSNNKVLKATTDHKGYFRIEASLEDLKLLTNDEGWLSFELSYNDVNIKRHIQNQNRFPGELLIPSSKAQFGVASDIDDTILHTGVVSLLKWRLIYNSLFKSAKSRIPLEGSVDFFHKLHRGASGENANPIFYVSHSPWNLYRYLELFLKQNDFPKGPILLRSVSEALKKKEHGEKPQKQKEILNLLKTYPDLPFILIGDSGEHDPDIYIEIANEFPNRILAIYLRGVKHTKKMLRVKSMVDSYKITPILLVENSQQAIAHARKSGFIV, from the coding sequence TTGAGCTGGTTCAAAAAAGATCCGTTACAAATTATTGCATTTCAGAGCTATGGGACAAATTCCCATTTTTATGCTAGAGGTAGAGCTTTAGAAGATGAATCTATTGATTTAGAAGCCAAAAATACTTGGCAACTCATCGTTAACTCATGGAAACGTTTTGGAACTGATGAAATCAAAAATGTAGGCTTAAATTTAAAACTATCCAATAACAAAGTTTTAAAAGCGACCACAGATCATAAAGGCTATTTTAGAATAGAAGCCAGTCTTGAAGATTTAAAATTATTAACTAATGATGAAGGTTGGTTGTCTTTTGAGTTATCCTATAACGACGTAAATATAAAGCGGCATATTCAGAATCAAAATCGGTTTCCAGGTGAATTATTAATTCCTTCAAGTAAAGCACAATTTGGAGTGGCAAGCGATATTGACGACACTATTTTACATACAGGAGTCGTCTCTTTGTTAAAATGGAGATTAATTTACAATTCTCTTTTTAAGAGCGCTAAAAGTAGAATTCCGCTTGAAGGTTCTGTGGATTTCTTTCATAAGCTACATCGCGGAGCCTCTGGTGAGAATGCAAATCCTATTTTTTACGTCAGCCATAGTCCATGGAATTTATATCGCTATTTAGAACTCTTTTTAAAGCAGAACGATTTTCCTAAAGGGCCAATTTTATTACGAAGTGTAAGTGAAGCGTTGAAGAAAAAAGAACACGGTGAAAAACCTCAGAAACAAAAGGAAATATTGAATCTGCTTAAAACTTATCCAGATTTACCTTTTATATTAATAGGAGATAGTGGTGAGCATGATCCAGATATCTATATTGAAATTGCAAATGAATTTCCAAATCGAATCTTAGCAATTTACTTGCGTGGCGTTAAGCACACCAAGAAAATGTTACGTGTTAAGAGTATGGTAGATAGTTACAAAATTACACCAATATTGTTAGTTGAAAATAGCCAACAAGCCATTGCGCATGCAAGGAAAAGTGGATTTATTGTTTAG